A genomic region of Deltaproteobacteria bacterium contains the following coding sequences:
- a CDS encoding riboflavin kinase, which produces MQVVRGKEAGSLPPEARVFALGTFDGVHRGHAALLDAARRMADRRAAAGEAATAWALTFHPHPAQSLAPDRAPLCIGDLEDRLDWLARTGIAGTWVVPFDRALAALDPSVFYDTILKAGGARGLVVGHDFTFGKGRAGDGRVLARLGQPEGVEVEVVPPVRTPEGLIVSSTRIRGRIAAGDLAGAREMLGRDVELSSEVRSGAGRGGGLGFATANLLPEGRVVPGQGVYSGWGRIEGEARAYPAAINVGRAPTFGALARAQIEAHLLGHPPGSLAGRRLRLCFLRRLRGERHFPGPEALVAQIQKDVARTEADCARLPPPPWAGEGA; this is translated from the coding sequence ATGCAGGTGGTCCGAGGAAAGGAGGCCGGGAGCCTCCCGCCGGAGGCCCGGGTCTTCGCCCTGGGCACCTTCGACGGAGTGCACCGGGGTCACGCCGCGCTCCTCGACGCCGCGCGCCGGATGGCCGACCGCCGCGCCGCTGCCGGCGAGGCGGCCACCGCCTGGGCGCTGACCTTCCATCCGCACCCGGCGCAGTCGCTGGCCCCGGATCGGGCGCCGCTCTGCATCGGTGACCTCGAGGATCGCCTGGACTGGCTGGCCCGGACCGGGATCGCCGGGACCTGGGTGGTGCCCTTCGACCGCGCCCTCGCCGCCCTCGATCCCTCGGTCTTCTACGACACCATCCTGAAGGCCGGCGGCGCGCGAGGCCTGGTGGTGGGGCACGACTTCACCTTCGGCAAGGGCCGGGCCGGGGACGGCCGGGTCCTCGCGAGGCTCGGCCAGCCCGAGGGCGTCGAGGTGGAGGTCGTCCCGCCCGTGCGCACCCCCGAGGGCCTCATCGTCTCCTCGACCCGGATCCGCGGCCGGATCGCCGCCGGCGATCTGGCCGGGGCCCGGGAGATGCTCGGCCGCGACGTCGAGCTCTCCAGCGAGGTCCGCTCCGGGGCCGGCCGGGGAGGCGGGCTCGGCTTCGCCACCGCGAACCTCCTGCCGGAGGGAAGGGTGGTCCCCGGCCAGGGGGTCTACTCGGGGTGGGGGCGCATCGAGGGGGAGGCGCGCGCCTACCCGGCGGCCATCAACGTGGGGCGGGCCCCGACCTTCGGCGCCCTGGCCCGCGCGCAGATCGAGGCACACCTGCTGGGCCACCCGCCCGGCTCCCTCGCCGGACGGCGCCTGCGCCTCTGCTTCCTGCGCCGCCTGCGGGGCGAGCGTCACTTTCCGGGGCCCGAGGCCCTCGTCGCTCAGATCCAGAAGGACGTCGCCCGCACCGAGGCGGACTGCGCCCGCCTGCCGCCGCCGCCCTGGGCCGGGGAGGGGGCGTGA